In Levilactobacillus brevis, a single genomic region encodes these proteins:
- the glyS gene encoding glycine--tRNA ligase subunit beta, translated as MAHTFLLEIGLEEMPAHVVTPAIKQLVKRTADYLKEQRVDYAEIKPFSTPRRLALLISGLADKQEDISESVKGPAKKIAQDADGNWTKAAIGFTRGQGLTPDDITFKEIKGTEYVYVDKFIAGEPVATVLAGLRDIIMAMTFPTMMKWGTHHFQYIRPIRWLVALLDDQVIPFTILDVKTGRTTRGHRFLGKEIELATAADYEENLTSQYVIADADKRKALIKKQIDQLAADNDWTVDVDAGLLEEVNNLVEWPTAFAGSFDEKYLTIPDEVLITSMRDHQRFFYARDASGKLLPVFISVRNGTDHDLQNVVAGNEKVLTARLEDAMFFYTEDQKKTIADYVDRLKSVSFHDKISTMAEKMNRVTAIVNVLAKHLNLNDAQTKAAVRASEIYKFDLVTGMVGEFAELQGVMGEKYALLNGEDPAVAQAIREHYEPISADGALPESVPGAVLALADKFDSILTFFAAGMIPSGSNDPYALRRQATGIVRIVKDQNWTLPVAELASDFIAAETTANVAPDLDQASQIQAVVDFIKDRIRKILRSAKQRHDIIDAVTNGTSSDVLRIFTAADILASHADDANFKAVIESLTRVIRLAQKAPAELATATVDAQLFENDSEGALDQGIAKVATAADKGLNDLYTALAGIQPTIAAYFEATMVMAKDDAVRNNRLTELSKLANLALGLGDLDQLIVK; from the coding sequence ATGGCACACACATTTTTACTGGAAATTGGTTTGGAAGAAATGCCCGCCCACGTGGTGACGCCAGCGATTAAGCAACTGGTCAAGCGCACGGCGGATTACCTGAAGGAACAACGCGTGGACTATGCGGAAATCAAGCCGTTCTCTACGCCACGCCGGTTAGCCCTCTTAATCAGTGGTTTGGCTGACAAGCAAGAAGACATTAGCGAATCCGTTAAAGGTCCGGCAAAGAAGATTGCCCAAGACGCCGATGGCAACTGGACTAAGGCCGCTATTGGGTTTACGCGTGGGCAAGGTCTAACCCCCGACGATATCACCTTTAAAGAAATTAAGGGGACAGAATACGTTTACGTCGACAAGTTCATCGCTGGTGAACCCGTCGCTACGGTCTTAGCCGGATTGCGCGACATCATCATGGCCATGACCTTCCCGACCATGATGAAGTGGGGCACCCACCATTTCCAATACATCCGACCAATTCGCTGGTTGGTTGCCTTGTTAGACGATCAAGTCATTCCGTTCACGATTCTGGACGTCAAGACCGGCCGGACCACGCGTGGTCACCGGTTCTTGGGGAAAGAAATTGAGTTGGCGACGGCCGCGGACTACGAGGAAAACCTCACCAGTCAATACGTGATTGCCGATGCAGACAAGCGTAAGGCCTTAATCAAGAAACAAATCGATCAATTGGCCGCCGATAACGACTGGACGGTCGATGTCGATGCCGGCCTGTTGGAAGAAGTCAACAACTTGGTTGAATGGCCAACTGCCTTTGCCGGGAGCTTCGACGAGAAGTACCTGACGATTCCCGATGAAGTGTTGATTACCTCTATGCGTGATCACCAACGTTTCTTCTACGCCCGGGATGCCAGCGGCAAGTTATTGCCAGTCTTCATCTCCGTGCGGAACGGCACCGACCACGATCTGCAAAACGTGGTGGCCGGAAACGAAAAGGTGCTGACTGCCCGATTAGAAGACGCTATGTTCTTCTACACGGAAGACCAGAAGAAGACGATCGCCGATTACGTCGACCGACTCAAGTCAGTTAGCTTCCACGACAAGATTAGTACCATGGCAGAAAAGATGAACCGAGTCACGGCCATCGTCAACGTCTTGGCTAAGCACCTGAATCTCAACGATGCCCAGACCAAGGCCGCCGTTCGGGCCAGTGAAATCTACAAGTTCGACCTGGTTACCGGCATGGTCGGTGAGTTTGCCGAACTGCAAGGGGTCATGGGTGAAAAGTACGCCTTACTCAACGGCGAAGATCCAGCCGTTGCGCAAGCCATTCGCGAACATTACGAACCCATCTCTGCCGATGGGGCGTTGCCTGAATCCGTTCCCGGCGCCGTTTTGGCCCTGGCCGACAAGTTCGACAGTATCTTAACATTCTTCGCCGCCGGGATGATTCCTAGCGGGTCCAATGACCCTTACGCTTTGCGGCGTCAGGCCACGGGGATCGTGCGGATTGTCAAGGATCAGAACTGGACGTTACCGGTTGCCGAATTGGCTAGCGACTTTATCGCTGCCGAGACGACCGCTAACGTGGCACCTGATCTGGACCAAGCCAGTCAGATTCAAGCCGTCGTTGACTTCATCAAGGACCGGATCCGGAAGATCTTGCGTTCCGCTAAGCAACGTCACGATATCATCGACGCCGTGACCAACGGGACCAGCAGCGATGTTCTGCGGATCTTCACCGCTGCCGATATCTTGGCGAGTCACGCTGACGACGCCAACTTCAAGGCCGTCATCGAATCCCTGACGCGGGTTATTCGGTTGGCCCAGAAGGCGCCGGCCGAATTGGCAACGGCGACGGTCGATGCCCAACTGTTTGAAAATGACAGTGAAGGCGCATTAGACCAAGGCATTGCCAAGGTTGCCACCGCTGCTGACAAGGGCTTAAACGACCTGTACACGGCGCTGGCTGGCATCCAACCAACGATCGCGGCCTACTTCGAAGCCACGATGGTCATGGCCAAGGACGATGCCGTCCGGAACAACCGTCTGACCGAACTCAGCAAGTTAGCCAACCTCGCATTGGGGCTGGGTGACTTGGACCAATTAATCGTGAAATAA
- the glyQ gene encoding glycine--tRNA ligase subunit alpha has product MTEKLSMQAIILKLQQYWSAQGCMLMQAYDTEKGAGTMSPYTFLRAIGPEPWNAAYVEPSRRPADGRYGENPNRLYQHHQFQVIMKPSPDNIQELYLNSLRELGIDPLEHDIRFVEDNWENPSMGCAGVGWEVWLDGMEITQFTYFQVVGGMEVDPVTSEVTYGLERLASYVQDVNSVFDLEWADGVKYGDIFKEPEYEHSKYSFEESDQDMLLRHFDEYEAEAKKQIANGLVHPAYDYILKCSHTFNLLDARGAVSVTERAGYLSRIRNMARSVARAFVAERKKRGFPLVKDEKLREQLLADEEAK; this is encoded by the coding sequence ATGACAGAAAAACTGTCCATGCAAGCAATCATTTTAAAGTTACAACAGTATTGGTCTGCACAAGGCTGTATGCTGATGCAAGCTTACGATACTGAAAAAGGGGCCGGTACCATGAGTCCCTACACGTTCTTACGGGCAATTGGTCCAGAACCTTGGAACGCCGCTTACGTTGAACCTTCCCGCCGGCCAGCCGATGGTCGTTACGGGGAGAACCCTAACCGGTTGTACCAACACCACCAATTCCAAGTCATTATGAAGCCATCACCCGACAACATTCAGGAACTTTACCTGAACAGTCTACGGGAATTGGGCATCGACCCGTTGGAACATGATATTCGGTTCGTGGAAGATAACTGGGAGAACCCATCCATGGGTTGTGCCGGTGTTGGTTGGGAAGTTTGGCTAGATGGGATGGAAATCACCCAGTTCACCTACTTCCAAGTCGTTGGGGGGATGGAAGTTGATCCCGTCACCTCTGAAGTGACTTACGGGTTGGAACGTTTGGCTTCCTACGTGCAAGACGTCAACTCCGTCTTCGATCTGGAATGGGCCGATGGCGTCAAGTACGGCGATATCTTCAAGGAACCCGAATACGAACACTCCAAGTATAGCTTTGAAGAAAGCGATCAGGACATGTTGCTGCGGCACTTCGACGAATACGAAGCCGAAGCCAAGAAGCAGATTGCGAACGGCTTGGTTCACCCGGCCTACGACTACATCTTAAAGTGCAGTCACACCTTTAACCTGCTGGACGCTCGTGGCGCCGTCTCCGTTACCGAACGGGCCGGCTACCTCTCACGCATCCGGAACATGGCGCGGTCCGTGGCTCGGGCCTTCGTTGCCGAACGGAAGAAGCGTGGGTTCCCGTTGGTCAAAGACGAGAAACTCCGTGAACAATTATTAGCTGATGAGGAGGCCAAATAA
- the dnaG gene encoding DNA primase has translation MAKIPEDVIETVRTATNIADVVGQYVQLKKSGKNLFGLCPFHEERTPSFSVSEDKQIFHCFSCGRGGNVFKFLMELEHVTFPEAVVKVADFSHVDLDSEYRQDAAGPAVDSKTGQLLDLHEQAAKLYHHILVNTEMGQPALDYLHDRGLTDETIETYQLGFAPGQRLLKPFFEQRQSDYQLLRQSGLFIEDAQGNLRDRFTERVMFPLRNASGHVAAFSGRLLHKADDQPKYLNSPETTLFNKSKLLFNFDLARPAIRQAGEVTLFEGYMDVISATQAGVKNGIASMGTSLTTEQIYAIERTTDKLNVCYDGDEPGQRAIDRALRLLGAHSHLQLNVIQLPEGQDPDEYRKAHGDEVFRQMLESAKEPPLRFQLRFLRRNRALDTDSERLAYVNQVLPLLAQVNEPVELDMYLGQLASEFQIDKAALTAQLKQVQRDSAAQQERQRPTTPPPAPANESPVTVYQQRRPLTRLERAERSLLYRCLHDRNVWAKLTGIADFSFVHDDYQIIYTLAQGYFQTHQVYQTAQFTDFIQEDRLQQLVIDLETTTTMSAAATPREIDDYLAVIMDEAPVEEQLRQKKNQLTEASRLGDADRQRQLVVEIVQLERQRQANKQV, from the coding sequence TTGGCGAAGATACCCGAAGACGTGATTGAGACGGTTCGGACGGCCACAAACATTGCGGACGTTGTCGGCCAGTACGTGCAACTGAAGAAATCCGGTAAAAATTTATTTGGTCTCTGTCCGTTTCATGAGGAGCGGACGCCCTCGTTTTCCGTTTCGGAAGATAAGCAGATCTTCCATTGTTTTAGCTGTGGACGGGGCGGCAACGTCTTCAAGTTCCTGATGGAGCTGGAGCACGTGACGTTTCCCGAAGCGGTCGTTAAGGTGGCAGACTTTAGCCACGTCGATCTGGACAGCGAGTACCGGCAGGACGCGGCGGGACCAGCGGTTGACTCGAAGACGGGCCAGCTTCTGGATCTGCACGAACAGGCGGCCAAGCTGTACCACCACATCCTGGTGAATACCGAGATGGGGCAGCCGGCGTTGGATTATCTCCACGACCGGGGGCTAACTGATGAGACCATCGAGACCTATCAGTTGGGCTTCGCGCCGGGGCAGCGCTTGTTAAAACCGTTCTTTGAACAGCGGCAGAGTGACTACCAACTCTTACGGCAGTCGGGTCTGTTCATCGAAGACGCGCAGGGCAATCTCCGCGATCGATTCACCGAACGGGTAATGTTTCCGTTACGCAACGCTAGCGGGCACGTGGCGGCCTTTTCCGGGCGGCTTCTGCACAAGGCTGATGACCAGCCAAAGTATTTAAACAGCCCTGAAACCACATTATTTAATAAAAGTAAGCTGTTGTTTAACTTTGACCTGGCTCGGCCAGCGATTCGGCAAGCCGGTGAGGTGACGCTATTCGAGGGGTACATGGATGTCATCTCGGCGACCCAGGCGGGCGTTAAGAATGGTATTGCGTCCATGGGAACTAGCCTGACGACCGAGCAAATTTATGCGATCGAGCGGACGACGGATAAACTCAATGTCTGTTATGATGGTGATGAACCCGGTCAGCGGGCGATTGACCGTGCCCTGCGATTGTTGGGGGCGCACAGTCACCTGCAGCTCAACGTGATTCAGCTTCCCGAGGGGCAAGACCCCGATGAGTATCGCAAGGCTCACGGTGACGAGGTGTTTCGGCAAATGTTGGAATCGGCCAAGGAACCGCCCTTACGGTTTCAACTACGCTTCTTGCGTCGTAACCGGGCGCTGGACACGGATAGCGAGCGGTTGGCCTACGTCAATCAAGTCTTACCGCTATTAGCGCAGGTCAACGAACCCGTTGAGTTGGATATGTATCTCGGCCAACTCGCCAGCGAATTTCAGATTGACAAGGCGGCGCTAACGGCGCAACTCAAGCAGGTTCAGCGGGATTCCGCTGCCCAGCAAGAGCGTCAACGACCCACGACACCGCCGCCCGCACCGGCCAACGAGTCACCAGTTACCGTGTATCAACAGCGACGGCCGTTAACGCGCTTAGAGCGCGCGGAACGTAGCCTGCTCTATCGGTGCTTGCACGATCGCAATGTGTGGGCTAAGCTGACCGGCATTGCCGATTTCAGCTTTGTGCACGACGATTATCAGATTATTTACACCTTGGCCCAAGGTTATTTTCAAACCCATCAAGTGTATCAGACCGCGCAGTTTACGGACTTCATTCAAGAAGACCGCCTGCAACAGCTGGTGATTGATTTGGAGACCACAACAACGATGTCCGCGGCGGCAACCCCGCGGGAGATCGATGACTATTTAGCGGTCATTATGGATGAAGCGCCGGTCGAGGAGCAATTGCGTCAGAAGAAGAATCAGCTGACGGAGGCTTCACGGCTAGGCGATGCCGACCGCCAGCGGCAACTCGTCGTTGAGATCGTTCAATTGGAACGCCAGCGGCAGGCGAACAAGCAAGTTTAA